A window from Branchiostoma floridae strain S238N-H82 chromosome 16, Bfl_VNyyK, whole genome shotgun sequence encodes these proteins:
- the LOC118403648 gene encoding 40S ribosomal protein S2-like, which yields MADAPPAGRGGFRGGFGDRGRGRGRGRGRGRGRGRGRGGKEEKEWMPMTKLGRLVKDLKIKSLEDIYLFSLPIKEFEIIDFFLGSALKDEVLKIMPVQKQTRAGQRTRFKAFVAIGDSNGHIGLGVKCSKEVATAIRGAIILAKLSIVPVRRGYWGNKIGKPHTVPCKVTGKCGSVLVRLIPALRGTGIVSAPVPEKLLQMAGIDDCYTSATGSTRTLGNFAKATFAAIANTYTYLTPDLWKDTVLTKPPYKE from the coding sequence ATGGCGGACGCACCTCCAGCCGGTAGGGGAGGTTTTCGCGGCGGGTTCGGGGATCGTGGCAGGGGCCGTGGACGGGGCCGAGGTCGCGGCAGGGGCCGTGGACGGGGCCGCGGAGGCAAGGAGGAAAAGGAGTGGATGCCAATGACCAAGCTTGGTCGTCTTGTGAAAGACCTGAAGATCAAGTCCCTGGAGGATATCTACCTGTTCTCACTTCCCATCAAGGAGTTTGAGATCATTGACTTTTTCCTGGGTTCGGCACTCAAGGATGAAGTGCTGAAGATCATGCCTGTTCAGAAGCAGACCCGTGCCGGTCAGCGCACCAGGTTCAAGGCCTTTGTGGCAATCGGTGATTCCAACGGCCACATTGGGCTGGGTGTGAAGTGCTCCAAGGAAGTGGCGACAGCCATCCGTGGTGCCATCATCCTGGCCAAGCTGTCCATTGTACCTGTCAGGCGAGGCTACTGGGGAAACAAGATCGGCAAGCCCCATACTGTGCCTTGCAAGGTGACAGGGAAGTGTGGCAGTGTTCTGGTGCGTTTGATTCCCGCACTCCGTGGTACTGGCATCGTGAGCGCTCCTGTTCCAGAGAAGCTGCTGCAAATGGCGGGTATCGATGATTGCTACACCTCGGCTACAGGCTCTACCCGCACACTGGGCAACTTTGCCAAGGCAACGTTTGCTGCCATTGCCAACACCTACACCTACCTGACCCCTGACTTGTGGAAGGATACTGTCCTGACCAAACCTCCATACAAGGAGTAA